In the genome of Chryseobacterium oryzae, one region contains:
- a CDS encoding lycopene cyclase domain-containing protein codes for MSHYIYLAVNFFAVIICFIFSFHPKIKFNRHFKAFLSASIVVAVFFIAWDIWFTAHGVWWFNDRYLIGIRILGLPIEELLFFICIPFSCVFTYYCLDLFFRLDWNKNAEKFLVVFSIITCIILAIIFRDKIYSLVTFITTAATLLTLFFILKVRWIGKASFIYFILMPGFFAVNGILTGTGLDTPIVNYNPKDFMGFRMLTIPVEDAVYGYEMILWNLFFFQKFKRNEQN; via the coding sequence ATGTCGCATTATATCTATCTCGCAGTTAATTTTTTTGCGGTAATTATCTGTTTTATTTTTTCATTTCATCCTAAAATAAAATTTAACAGACATTTTAAGGCTTTTTTATCAGCATCAATCGTTGTTGCCGTGTTTTTTATTGCCTGGGATATTTGGTTTACCGCTCATGGAGTTTGGTGGTTTAATGACCGTTATCTCATCGGAATCAGAATTTTAGGATTACCGATAGAAGAATTGCTTTTTTTTATCTGTATTCCTTTTTCCTGCGTTTTTACCTATTACTGTCTGGATCTTTTTTTCAGATTAGACTGGAACAAAAACGCTGAAAAATTTCTTGTGGTTTTCTCTATAATTACTTGCATTATTCTGGCAATTATTTTCAGAGACAAAATTTACTCATTGGTAACTTTTATAACTACAGCCGCAACACTTCTTACTTTATTTTTCATTTTAAAAGTACGTTGGATTGGTAAAGCATCCTTTATTTATTTTATTCTCATGCCCGGATTCTTTGCAGTAAATGGAATTCTTACAGGAACAGGTTTAGACACTCCTATCGTTAATTATAATCCTAAAGATTTTATGGGTTTCAGAATGCTTACCATTCCTGTTGAAGATGCTGTTTACGGCTACGAAATGATTTTATGGAACTTATTTTTCTTTCAAAAATTTAAAAGAAATGAGCAAAATTAA
- a CDS encoding sterol desaturase family protein produces the protein MNFLIILITFFLMEGITWLIHKYVMHGFLWTLHRDHHDHSTEGKMERNDYFFVIFAIPTIALMYYGTIKNFNAYFYIALGITLYGMAYFFVHDIFIHQRFKILKNTKNPYLLAIRRGHKQHHKHTHKEHGECFGFLWVPIKYFRMFFNKTKA, from the coding sequence ATGAATTTTCTAATTATTCTTATTACATTTTTCTTGATGGAAGGCATTACATGGCTAATTCATAAATACGTCATGCACGGATTTTTGTGGACTCTTCACAGAGATCATCATGACCACAGCACTGAAGGTAAAATGGAAAGAAATGATTATTTTTTTGTCATATTCGCAATACCTACAATTGCTTTGATGTATTATGGAACCATCAAAAATTTTAACGCCTATTTTTATATAGCTTTAGGAATTACACTGTACGGAATGGCTTATTTTTTTGTGCATGATATTTTCATTCATCAAAGATTTAAAATTCTCAAAAACACCAAAAACCCCTATTTGCTTGCTATTAGAAGAGGACACAAGCAACATCATAAACATACACATAAAGAACATGGAGAGTGTTTTGGATTTCTGTGGGTTCCAATAAAATATTTCAGAATGTTTTTTAATAAAACTAAAGCATAA
- a CDS encoding SRPBCC family protein has product MIHQLYREQQLNCTIDEAWKFFSSANNLSKITPKEMNFIVRTKFSDDAIYEGMIIDYYVSPLLNIKMSWQTKIIEVNDRKSFTDFQEKGPYKLWNHHHEFIENENGVLMKDKVDYELPLGFLGEIAHILLVKKKLKHIFDYRTQVLDKMFNHK; this is encoded by the coding sequence ATGATTCATCAATTATATCGAGAACAACAGCTAAATTGTACCATCGATGAAGCGTGGAAGTTTTTCTCATCTGCAAATAATCTTTCTAAAATTACTCCGAAAGAAATGAACTTTATTGTGAGAACAAAGTTTTCGGATGATGCTATTTACGAAGGAATGATCATTGATTATTACGTTTCTCCTTTACTGAATATTAAAATGTCTTGGCAAACCAAAATTATAGAAGTAAATGACCGGAAAAGTTTCACAGACTTTCAGGAAAAAGGACCTTATAAACTTTGGAACCACCATCATGAATTCATAGAAAATGAAAATGGAGTTCTCATGAAAGATAAAGTAGATTATGAACTTCCCTTAGGATTTCTTGGAGAAATAGCTCATATACTACTTGTTAAAAAGAAATTGAAACATATTTTCGATTACCGAACACAGGTTTTAGATAAAATGTTTAATCATAAATAG